From the genome of Flavobacterium luteolum, one region includes:
- a CDS encoding TIGR01777 family oxidoreductase produces MAQNVLLTGGSGFIGKHLTDVLIEAGFSVSVLSRSDRENTPRVTYYKWDIKKNYIDKNAVLNADYIIHLAGEGIVEKRWTKRRKRAILESRIRPIEMIFSVLENNNKKLEAFVSASAVGIYGAVTSHKICTEDTPPANDFLGITCQKWENAADKMNSLNIRTVKIRTGIVFGKEEGFIKKMIPTFKSGFGAVLGSGKQYLPWIHVEDLCQIYLKSLEDSKLEGAYNACITDNTTNARFSKTFAKLFDYAIWLPNVPPFVLKILLGEMSIAVLTGQRVSSEKIQKTGFEFQFTDLEKTLISCIK; encoded by the coding sequence ATGGCTCAAAATGTTCTATTAACAGGCGGAAGCGGTTTCATTGGAAAACATTTAACAGATGTTCTCATCGAAGCCGGATTTTCTGTATCTGTTTTGAGCCGTTCAGACAGAGAAAATACTCCGAGAGTCACTTATTACAAATGGGATATCAAAAAAAATTACATTGATAAAAATGCTGTCCTAAATGCCGACTACATTATTCATCTTGCGGGAGAAGGAATCGTCGAAAAAAGATGGACTAAAAGACGAAAAAGAGCTATTCTTGAAAGCCGAATTAGACCTATAGAAATGATTTTTTCGGTTTTGGAAAACAACAATAAAAAACTAGAGGCATTTGTTTCTGCATCAGCTGTTGGTATTTATGGTGCTGTAACCAGTCATAAAATCTGTACCGAAGACACGCCTCCAGCAAATGACTTTTTAGGCATCACTTGTCAAAAATGGGAAAATGCTGCTGATAAAATGAATTCTTTAAACATTCGAACTGTCAAAATTAGAACTGGTATCGTTTTTGGAAAAGAAGAAGGTTTTATAAAAAAGATGATTCCGACCTTTAAATCGGGTTTTGGCGCGGTATTGGGTTCGGGGAAACAATATCTCCCTTGGATTCATGTTGAAGATTTATGCCAGATTTACTTAAAAAGTCTAGAAGATTCTAAACTTGAAGGCGCTTACAATGCTTGCATAACCGATAATACAACTAATGCCCGATTTTCTAAAACATTCGCTAAATTGTTTGATTATGCTATTTGGCTTCCTAATGTTCCTCCTTTTGTACTAAAGATTTTATTGGGAGAAATGAGCATAGCAGTTTTAACTGGACAACGTGTTTCTTCAGAAAAAATTCAGAAAACAGGTTTCGAATTTCAGTTTACTGATTTAGAAAAAACACTTATCAGCTGTATCAAATAA
- the rmuC gene encoding DNA recombination protein RmuC, translating into MSDYLPFLLGFVVALFAGIYVGRMLSMSKFNSEKAISEERLNALNGQLQMLKEQFENEKNNFQKQLQLSISEKENIRTEKDSLAIQLSKKEVDFENLWERHKEQKSEINELQEKFTKEFENLANKILEEKSAKFTEQNTVNMKNILTPLQDKILVFEQKVEQTHKESIDYHAALRQQIIGLSEMNAQMSKETLNLTKALKGDSKMQGNWGELVLERVLEKSGLEKGREYEVQQSFTNNEGNRVLPDVVINLPDGKKMIVDSKVSLSAYEKWVNEESELLKIEFLKEHVISIKRHVEQLGSKNYHDLYQMESPDFVLLFIPMEPAFAIALNEDPSLYTKAFDRNIVIVTPSTLLATLRTIDSMWTNQKQQENAFEIARQAGALYDKFEGFVSDLVRIGNKIKDTKTEYESAMNKLVDGKGNLISSVERLKKMGAKAKKSLPDNIIARAINSDENELLN; encoded by the coding sequence ATGTCTGATTATTTACCGTTTTTACTAGGCTTTGTTGTTGCACTTTTTGCTGGAATCTACGTAGGGAGAATGCTTTCTATGTCAAAATTTAATTCTGAAAAGGCTATTTCTGAGGAAAGATTGAATGCTTTAAATGGGCAGTTGCAAATGTTGAAAGAGCAATTTGAAAACGAAAAAAATAATTTTCAGAAACAATTACAGTTGAGTATTTCTGAGAAAGAAAATATTAGGACAGAGAAAGACAGTCTTGCAATTCAGCTTTCTAAAAAAGAAGTGGATTTTGAAAATTTATGGGAACGCCATAAAGAGCAGAAAAGCGAAATCAACGAACTTCAAGAAAAATTCACTAAAGAGTTTGAAAATCTTGCCAACAAAATCCTGGAAGAAAAATCGGCTAAGTTTACCGAACAAAACACAGTGAACATGAAAAATATCCTGACGCCTTTGCAGGATAAAATTCTTGTTTTTGAACAAAAGGTTGAGCAAACTCATAAGGAAAGTATCGATTATCATGCAGCGCTTCGCCAGCAGATTATTGGTTTGAGCGAAATGAACGCACAAATGAGCAAAGAAACCTTAAATCTTACCAAAGCATTAAAAGGTGACAGTAAAATGCAGGGAAATTGGGGGGAATTGGTTTTGGAGCGTGTTCTAGAAAAATCAGGACTAGAAAAAGGAAGAGAATACGAAGTACAGCAGAGTTTTACAAATAATGAAGGAAACCGCGTTTTGCCAGATGTAGTGATTAATCTTCCTGACGGTAAAAAAATGATTGTCGATTCTAAAGTTTCACTTTCGGCTTACGAAAAATGGGTAAATGAAGAATCGGAACTTTTAAAAATAGAATTTCTTAAAGAGCATGTTATTTCTATAAAAAGGCATGTGGAGCAGTTAGGAAGTAAAAATTACCATGATTTATACCAAATGGAAAGCCCAGACTTTGTATTGCTTTTCATTCCTATGGAACCTGCTTTTGCTATTGCTTTAAACGAAGATCCATCTTTATACACCAAAGCTTTTGACCGAAATATTGTTATTGTAACACCAAGCACGCTTTTGGCTACATTGCGAACTATTGACAGTATGTGGACCAATCAGAAACAGCAGGAAAATGCTTTTGAGATTGCAAGACAAGCTGGAGCTTTATATGATAAATTTGAAGGTTTTGTGTCCGATTTAGTCCGAATTGGAAATAAAATAAAAGACACCAAAACAGAATACGAAAGCGCAATGAATAAATTGGTTGATGGAAAAGGAAATCTGATTTCGAGCGTAGAAAGATTGAAAAAAATGGGAGCAAAAGCAAAGAAATCGCTTCCAGACAATATTATTGCAAGAGCGATTAATTCAGATGAAAATGAATTATTGAATTAG
- a CDS encoding VOC family protein, translated as MVKFGYTILYVENVEESIAFYENAFGFSRKFITPDGDYGELSTGETTLSFASKKLASQSLKDGFIESSLENKPFAIEIGFITDNVPEVLQKATSFGAVIVLEPVEKPWGQIVAYARDLNGFLIEICTEVKG; from the coding sequence ATGGTCAAGTTTGGATATACAATTTTATATGTTGAAAATGTTGAAGAATCTATTGCGTTTTATGAAAATGCTTTTGGGTTCTCGAGAAAATTTATTACGCCAGATGGCGATTATGGCGAATTAAGTACAGGAGAAACGACACTTTCATTTGCATCAAAAAAGCTGGCTTCTCAAAGTTTGAAAGACGGTTTTATTGAAAGCAGTTTAGAAAATAAGCCTTTTGCAATAGAAATTGGTTTCATTACAGATAACGTTCCAGAAGTTTTACAGAAAGCAACTTCTTTTGGTGCGGTTATAGTTTTAGAACCTGTAGAAAAACCTTGGGGACAAATTGTAGCTTATGCAAGAGATTTGAATGGATTTTTAATTGAAATTTGCACAGAGGTAAAAGGTTAA
- a CDS encoding YceI family protein, translated as MKTTTLLFLLFTAFSVIAQDKFFTNTGTINFEASVPMFEEIRAVNRQVAILLEPKTSTFICTVVIKNFRFKLDLMQEHFNENYMQSDRYPKAVFKGKIEKFDLKDINEVEKQYQIKGKLNLRGKSKEIIVNALIKRVPEGIQVISDFPIEVSDFNIQIPTPIAAKISKTANTELTGIVRSEDTMLTLK; from the coding sequence ATGAAAACAACTACCTTACTTTTTTTACTTTTTACTGCTTTTTCTGTTATTGCCCAAGACAAATTTTTCACTAATACAGGGACAATTAATTTTGAAGCCTCCGTTCCTATGTTTGAGGAGATTAGAGCAGTAAATAGACAAGTAGCTATACTTTTAGAACCTAAAACAAGTACTTTTATCTGTACTGTTGTCATCAAAAATTTTCGTTTTAAATTGGATCTCATGCAAGAGCATTTCAATGAAAATTATATGCAAAGCGATCGTTATCCTAAAGCAGTATTTAAAGGGAAGATTGAAAAATTTGATTTGAAAGATATTAATGAGGTTGAAAAGCAATATCAGATAAAGGGAAAATTGAATTTACGAGGCAAATCAAAAGAAATTATTGTGAATGCTTTGATTAAAAGAGTGCCGGAAGGAATTCAGGTTATTTCAGATTTTCCAATTGAAGTTTCTGATTTTAATATTCAGATTCCAACTCCTATAGCTGCCAAAATTTCAAAAACAGCTAATACAGAACTGACGGGCATTGTTCGAAGTGAAGATACTATGCTTACTTTAAAATAA
- a CDS encoding acyl-CoA thioesterase, whose product MSTDFKPVSSSKVSISELMLPSHTNFSGKIHGGYILLLLDQIAFASASKFSGNYCVTASVDTVNFLKPIEVGELVTMKASVNYVGRSSMIVGIRVEAENIQTGVIKHCNSSYFTMVAKDKDGKSVPVPGLILSNLEEVRRFRKAIKHIEVRKEVEEHEKLTNINSIEDLASLEKYNVLLEIS is encoded by the coding sequence ATGAGTACAGATTTTAAACCCGTTTCATCATCAAAAGTTAGTATATCAGAATTAATGCTTCCTTCGCATACCAATTTTAGCGGAAAAATTCACGGAGGATATATTTTGTTATTATTAGATCAGATTGCGTTTGCATCGGCATCAAAATTTAGCGGAAATTATTGCGTAACGGCTTCTGTAGATACGGTAAACTTTCTAAAACCAATTGAAGTAGGAGAGTTAGTAACCATGAAAGCTTCTGTAAATTATGTTGGAAGAAGTTCGATGATCGTAGGCATTCGCGTAGAAGCCGAAAATATTCAGACTGGTGTAATCAAACATTGTAATTCGTCTTACTTTACAATGGTTGCCAAAGATAAAGACGGAAAAAGCGTTCCAGTTCCAGGATTGATTTTATCTAATTTAGAAGAAGTGCGACGTTTTAGAAAAGCAATAAAACATATTGAGGTTAGAAAAGAAGTAGAAGAACACGAAAAATTGACCAATATAAATTCGATTGAAGATCTAGCGAGTTTAGAAAAATATAATGTCCTTCTAGAAATTAGCTAA